TGGACAAGATCAGGGGATTTCGGTCGTTGGAGAGCCCGTAGCAGAATGACGAACCTTGGGCGGCCGTTGCCGCCGGGCACGCCTGGCGACCCGCAAGGGTGAAGGATTTCGGTCGTTGGAACGACAAAAATCCTTCACCCTTGCGACTTGCCAAACCGGGGCGCTCAGCCGGCCACGCCGGCCAGCAGGGTGTCCGCGGCCGTGTAGGGGTCGAGCTGGCCGTCGGTCACCTGGCGGGCCAGCTCGGCCAGCCGCTGCCCGTCGTCGAGGCGGCCCAGCCGGGCGCGCAGGCCGGCCAGCGCGATCTGGGAGATCTCCTCTCCGGCGCGCCGCAGCCGGCGCCGGCGCAGCACGCCACTGGCCCGCAGCCACGTCTGGTGGCGCTCGATGGCGGCCACCAGCTCGGGCAGGCCCTCCCCGCTCACGGCCGCCACCCGGATGACGTCGGGGTGCCAGTCCTCCAGCCCCCCGCCAGCCCCGGTAGCCCCGCCATCGGCACCGGCACCGGCACCGGCGAACGTGGTGTCGGCGATCGACTCGCGGGGCCGGCCAGCCATCCGGACGGCCGTCACGACATCGCGGTAGGTGTGGTCGGCACCGGGCCGGTCGGCCTTGTTGACGACCAGGATGTCGGCGATCTCCATGATCCCCGCCTTGGCCGCCTGGATGCCGTCACCCATCCCCGGGGCCAGCAGCACCAGGGTGGTGTCGGCGAGCGCGGCGACGTCGACCTCCGCCTGGCCGACGCCGACGGTCTCCACCAGCACGACGTCGAACCCGGCGGCGTCAAGGACACGCAGCGCCTGTGGGGTGGCCCAGGAGAGCCCGCCGAGGTTGCCGCGGGTCGCCAGCGAGCGGACGAACACGTCCGGATCGCTGGCGTGCTCGACCATCCGCACCCGGTCGCCCAGCAGCGCACCGCCGGTGAACGGCGAGCTCGGGTCGATGGCGAGCACGCCCACCCGCAGACCCGCGGCGCGGTACGCACCGACCAGGCCGGACGTCGACGTCGACTTGCCCACCCCGGGTGCCCCGGTGAGCCCGATCACCCGGGCTCGGCCCGTGTGCGGGGCGAGCAGGGCGCTCACCTCGCGCAGGGCCGCCGAGGAGTCCTCGACGAGCGAGATGAGGCGGGCCACCGCGCGGCGGTCCCCCGCCAGCGCGGCAGCCGTCAGCTCCGCCGGATCGGCCCAGGCGGCCCGGGCGGCCCGTACGGAGCCGGCGCTCACGCCTGGGCCGGTACGCGCAGCACCAGCGCGTCGCCCTGACCGCCGCCGCCGCACAGCGCGGCCGCGCCGACACCGCCGCCGCGACGCTGGAGCTCCAGGGCCAGGGTCAGGGCGATCCGGGCGCCGGACATGCCGACCGGGTGCCCGACGGCGATCGCGCCACCGTTGACGTTGGTGATGTCCGGGCTGATCCCCAGCTCGCGAATCGACTGGATGCCGACGGCGGCGAAGGCCTCGTTGATCTCGACGAGGTCGAGGTCGGCCGGGGTGAGCTTCTCCTTCGCGAGCGCGGCCTTGATCGCTTCCGCCGGCTGCGACTGCAGGGAGTTGTCCGGACCGGCGACATACCCGGCGTGACCGATCTCGGCCAGGATCGGCAGGCCCAGCTCCTCGGCCTTCGCCCGGCTGGTCACGATCACGGCGGCGGCGCCGTCGGAGATCTGGGAGGCGTTGCCGGCGGTGATCGTCCCGCCGTCCAGGAACGCGGCACGCAGCTTCGCCAGCGCCTGCGCGGTGGTGTCGCCCCGGACGCCCTCGTCGGCGCTGACGATGATCGGCTCGCCGCGGCGCTGCGGAACCTCGACCGGCACGATCTCGTTCTCGAACAGGCCGTTCTTCGCGGCGGCGGCGGCCCGCTGGTGCGACAGCGCGCTGAACTCGTCCTGCTCGGCGCGGGTGAGGTTGTAACGGGCGTTGACGCGGTCGGTCACGGTGCCCATCGAGACCTGGTCGAAGCCACAGGTGAGCGCGTCGGCCGCGATGGCGTCCGTGACGGTGGTGTCGCCGTACTTCACGCCCGGGCGCAGCGCCGGGATCAGGTGCGGCGCGCGGGTCATCGACTCCATGCCACCGGCGACGACGACGTCGAACACGCCCTGGTTGATGTAGGTGTCGGCGAGCGCGATGGCGTTGAGGCCGGAAAGGCAGACCTTGTTGAGGGTCATCGCCGGAACGCTCAGCGGTACGCCGGCCTTGGCCGCGGCGTGGCGGGCGGCGGCCTGACCCGAGCCGGCCTGGATGACCTGACCCATGATCACATACTGGACGGCCTCGGGTGACAGCCCCGCCCGCTTCAACGCACCGGCGATCGCGATCCCACCGAGCTCGACGGCGGTGAAGTCCTTGAGGGCGCCGGAGAGCTTGCCGACCGGGGTGCGGGCACCGGCCACAATCACAGAACCAGGCATGACGCCTCCTCGGGTTCACGGGTACCGGTTGGCGCGGTACCGGCCCGCCACGGCCACCGGGTGGTGCTCGCGACCGCGGGCCGCGCCGCTCACACCACGGCTGGCCGGGTGGGGGGATGAGAAACCAAAAAACTCTCCCAGCCACAATAACGTGATCTTGGTGCACGTGCCGGGGACGACAGCCGCCGGCGACCGGGCACCGCTGCCCCGGTGACAGCCTCGGGCCGGCGGCGGTTCACCCACCACCACGGCGGATTCCGACTCGCCATCCGGCCCGGCCGCACGACTCGTGAGCCGGGCCACAGCCGGTGAGTCACATCACGCGGAGGTCAGGACCAGGACGGAGGTCAGGACAAGACCGAGGTCAGGACAAGACGGAGGTCAGGACAGGGCGGAGAAGGTGCCACAGCTCGGCGCGAACAGGGTGCCCACGCTCGACCCGGTCACCACATCCTGGGTCACCTGGCCCGCGACCAGCCCGTCCGGTGTGATCTGCACAGCCGTGGTGACGGTCTGGTACGAGATGCCATCCGACGAGGTGCCCGAGATGAGCCGCAGCCCACTGCCGTCGCACTGGAAGCCGAAGGCGC
This genomic interval from Parafrankia irregularis contains the following:
- the meaB gene encoding methylmalonyl Co-A mutase-associated GTPase MeaB; translated protein: MSAGSVRAARAAWADPAELTAAALAGDRRAVARLISLVEDSSAALREVSALLAPHTGRARVIGLTGAPGVGKSTSTSGLVGAYRAAGLRVGVLAIDPSSPFTGGALLGDRVRMVEHASDPDVFVRSLATRGNLGGLSWATPQALRVLDAAGFDVVLVETVGVGQAEVDVAALADTTLVLLAPGMGDGIQAAKAGIMEIADILVVNKADRPGADHTYRDVVTAVRMAGRPRESIADTTFAGAGAGADGGATGAGGGLEDWHPDVIRVAAVSGEGLPELVAAIERHQTWLRASGVLRRRRLRRAGEEISQIALAGLRARLGRLDDGQRLAELARQVTDGQLDPYTAADTLLAGVAG
- a CDS encoding acetyl-CoA C-acetyltransferase, which encodes MPGSVIVAGARTPVGKLSGALKDFTAVELGGIAIAGALKRAGLSPEAVQYVIMGQVIQAGSGQAAARHAAAKAGVPLSVPAMTLNKVCLSGLNAIALADTYINQGVFDVVVAGGMESMTRAPHLIPALRPGVKYGDTTVTDAIAADALTCGFDQVSMGTVTDRVNARYNLTRAEQDEFSALSHQRAAAAAKNGLFENEIVPVEVPQRRGEPIIVSADEGVRGDTTAQALAKLRAAFLDGGTITAGNASQISDGAAAVIVTSRAKAEELGLPILAEIGHAGYVAGPDNSLQSQPAEAIKAALAKEKLTPADLDLVEINEAFAAVGIQSIRELGISPDITNVNGGAIAVGHPVGMSGARIALTLALELQRRGGGVGAAALCGGGGQGDALVLRVPAQA